The window GGCGAGCCGCCCTCGACGCGGCTCATCGCGCGCTCGCAGCGGCAGCGGCCTTGGTGACCTCGACGAGCACGTCGTCCGAGCCGGGCCTCACCTCGACGCTCGTGGCGAGCACCTCCTCGGCGATGCGGCCGGCGTGGGCGCGGGCCCACGCCTCCCGCTCGTCCGGCACGTCGAGCACCAGCGCGATCCTGTCGGAGACGTGCAGGCCGGCGGTCTTGCGGGCGTCCTGGACGAGCCTGACGACGTCGTTGGCCCAGCCCTCGGCCGCCAGCGCGTCGTCCACGGCGGTCTCCAGGACGACGAAGCCGCCGCCCGGCAGCGTGGCGGTGGCGCGCTCCGACGCTCCCTCGGTGTCCTGGGCGACGACCGTGCTCAGCTCGTACTCCCCGGGGAGCAGCTCGATCCCGCCGGCGACCACGCTCTCGGTCCCGTCGGGTGCCGTGCGGACCTCGAAGGCGCCGCTGCGGGAGGCCTGGATGGCCTGCTGCACCTGCTTGCCGATGCGCGGGCCGGCGGCCCGGGCGTTGACGGTGAGCTTCTGCGTCACGCCGAACCTCTCGGCGGCGGAGTCCTCCGCGTCGAGCAGGACGACGTCCTTGACGTTGACCTCGTCCGCGACGAGCGAGACCAGCTGCGCCAGCGCCCCCTCGGAGCCACCGCCGGGGACGGCGACCGTGAGGCGCGGCAGCGGCTGCCGCACGCGCAGACCGCCGGCCTTGCGCAGGCCCAGGGCCGCCGAGCACGCGGCGCGCACGGCGTCCATGGCCTCCACGAGGTCCGGGTCGCCCGGGAGGTCCTCCACGGAGGGGTAGTCGGCCAGGTGCACGCTGCGTCCGCCGGTCAGGCCGCGCCACACCTCCTCCGCGGTGAGCGGCAGCAGCGGCGCCACCACGCGGGTGAGCACCTCCAGCACCGTGTGGAGGGTGTCGACGGCGTCGACGGCGTCCGGGCCGTTGCCCCAGAACCGCTCCCGCGAGCGCCGCACGTACCAGTTGGTGAGCAGGTCGAGGAAGACGCGGACGCTCTCGCAGGCCCCGGCGACGTCGAGGGCGTCGAGCTGGCCGCGCACCTGGCCGACCAGGTCGCGCAGGCTGGCGAGGACGTACCTGTCGAGCTCGTGGGGCGAGTCGGTGCGCCAGCGGCCGACGATCCCTGCGCCGTCGTCGTCCTGAGCGCCGTCGGGACGCAAGGCGCCGGCGTAGAGGGCGAGGAAGTACCAGGTGCTCCACAGCGGCAGCAGCACCTGGCGCACGCCGTCGCGGATGCCGGCCTCGGTGGTGACGAGGTTGCCGCCGCGCAGGATGGGGCTGGACATGAGGAACCAGCGCATGGCGTCGGCGCCGTCGCGGGCGAAGACCTCCGAGACGTCCGGGTAGTTGCGCAGGCTCTTGGACATCTTGCGGCCGTCGTCGCCGAGCACGATGCCGTGCACGAGCGCGGTGCGGAACGCCGGACGGTCGAACAGCGCGGTGGCCAGCACGTGCAGCGTGTAGAACCAGCCGCGCGTCTGGCCGACGTACTCGACGATGAAGTCGCCCGGGTAGTGGTCCTCGAACCACTCGGCGTTCTCGAACGGGTAGTGGACCTGGGCGAACGGCATCGAGCCGGACTCGAACCAGCAGTCGAGCACCTCGGGCACGCGGCGCATGGTCGAGCGCTCCCCCTCAGGACGGGGGTCGTCGGGGTTCGGGCGGGTCAGCTCGTCGACGAACGGCCGATGGAGGTCGGTGACCTGCACGCCGAAGTCGCGCTCGAGCTCGGCCAGGGAGCCGTAGACGTCGACCCGCGGGTAGGTGGGGTCGTCGCTGGTCCACACCGGGATCGGGCTGCCCCAGAAGCGGTTGCGGCTGATGGACCAGTCGCGGGCGCCCTCGAGCCACTTGCCGAAGGAGCCGTCCTTGACGTGGCCGGGCACCCAGTCGATCTGCTGGTTGAGCTCGACCATGCGGTCGCGGAACTGGGAGACGGCCACGAACCAGCTGCTCACGGCGCGGTAGATGAGCGCGTTGCCGCAGCGCCAGCAGTGCGGGTACGGGTGGTCGTAGGTCTCCTGGCGGACGAGCACCGTGCCGTCGGTGACCGGGCTGCTGGCGGCCTCGTCCCCTCCGCGGGTGGCGGCCTTGAGGTCCTTGATGATCACCGTGTTGGCGTCGAAGACGTGCTGGCCCTCGTAGTCGGAGACGCGGGCGTCGAACCTCCCCTGCCCGTCCACGGGCACGACCGCCTCGATGCCGGCGGCGTCGGTGACGAGCTTGTCGTCCTCGCCGAAGGCGGGAGCGATGTGCACCACGCCGGTGCCGTCGTCGGTGGTGACGTAGTCGGCCAGGAGCACCTGGTGGGCGTTCTCCCGGCCGGTGAAGTAGGAGAAGGCCGGGGTGTAGGTGGTGCCGAGCAGCTCGCGGCCGACCTTGGTGGCGAGCACCACCGGCGACTCGCCCAGCTCGCGGGCGTAGGCGCCGACGCGCGCCGCGGCCATCACGAGGCGCTGCCCCGCGAAGGCGCCCTCGGAGGGCTCCACGAGGGCGTACTCGACGTCCGGGCCGACGGCCATGGCGAGGTTGGAGGGCAGCGTCCACGGCGTCGTCGTCCAGACGAGCGCCTTCGCGCCGGCCCACTCGCCGCTGGTCAGCGTCATGCCGACGGTGACGGCCGGGTCCTGCCGCTGGCGGTAGACGTCGTCCATGCGGGTCTCGGTGTTGGACAGCGGCGTCTCGCAGCGCCAGCAGTACGCCAGCACGCGGAAGCCCTCGTAGACCAGGCCCTTGTCCCACAGGGTCTTGAACGCCCACATCACCGACTCCATGTAGTCGGTGTCGAGGGTCTTGTAGTCGTGGTCGAAGTCGACCCAGCGGGCCTGGCGGGTGACGTAGTCGCGCCACTCGTCGGTGTACTTCAGCACCGAGGTGCGGCACGCGTCGTTGAACGCCGCGACGCCCAGCTCCTCGATCTGGCTCTTGTGCGTGATGCCCAGCTGGCGCTCGGCCTCGACCTCGGCGGGCAGGCCGTGGCAGTCCCACCCGAAGCGCCGCTCGACGCGCTTGCCGAGCATCGTCTGGTAGCGGGGCACGACGTCCTTGACGTACCCGGTGAGCAGGTGGCCGTAGTGGGGCAGGCCGTTGGCGAAGGGCGGTCCGTCGTAGAAGACGTACTCGTTGCTCCCCTTCTCGCCGGCCTCGCGGGCGCCGACCGAGGCCTCGAAGGTGTCGTCGGCCTTCCAGTGCGCCAGCACCGCGGCCTCGAGGTCGGGGAAGCTCGGGGAGGCCGGCACGCCGGTGCCGTCGCCCAGGGCCGAGGCCAGGGGGTAGGACTTCTTCTGCTCGCCGAGCTCGGTCACGTCACACCTTCCGCGATCCACCAGATCAGGTCGGTGCGAGGACGACGCCCGCCGTGCTGGCCGGGCCCCGCGGTACCACCCCGCTTGCCGCCACCGCCCTCCCCGGACCCGCCGGGGACGACGACGACGACCGCTCGTCGCGCAGCGCTGACGGGCTGCTCCCGTCCGGTTCTACTGGGGGTCCGCGCCTGCCGGTGCGGGCCCTGTTCTTCCGGAGGCTCACCGGTGATGGCCGGGTCGGTGCCTGTGCTGGCGATCCTACGCCGCCGTCCCCCCTGACCGCCTCCCCCTTCCCGACGGTCGAGGACCCCCGCGCCGCACCAGCACGACCCCGCAGCGGCTCGGGCCTCCGGCCACCTCGCCGCGCTGGCACGGCCGTGGTCGTCGGGGCGGTGGCGGGTGGGGGTGCGAGAACAGCCCGGGGCGGTGAGGGTGGCGGGCGTGACCGAGACCAGCGCTGAGAACAGCGCCACCAGCACCGCCCGACCCGCCGTCGCCCTGCTGGGCACGGGGATCATGGGCACCGGCATGGCGCGCAACATCGCCGCCGCCGGCCTGCCGCTGACCGTCTGGAACCGCACGCGCGAACGGGCCGAGCCGCTGGCCGACGTCGCCACCGTGGCGGGCTCCCCCGCCGACGCCGTCCGCGGCGCCGACGTGGTGGTGGTGATGCTCATGGACGCCGACGCCGTCCTCGACGTCCTGGCGCAGGCGGAGCCGGGGCTGCGCGACGGCGTCGTCGTCGTCCAGACCAGCACCATCGGGCCGGACGGCACCCGGCGGGTCGCGGACTGGGCGGGCCAGCGCGGCGTGCAGCTGCTCGACGCGCCGGTGCTCGGGACGAAGGGCCCGGCCGAGCAGGGGAAGCTCGTGGTGCTGGCGTCCGGACCGGCGGCGGCCCGCGAGGCGGCCCGCCCGGTGCTCGAGGCGGTGGGGGCGCGCGCGGTCGAGCAGGACGAGGTCGGGTCGGGCAGCGCGCTGAAGCTGGCGTGCAACAACCTCGTCGCGACGCTCGTGGAGTCCGTGGCGGAGTCGCTGGTGCTGGCCCGCGCCCTCGGCGTCGACCCGCACCTGGTGCTGGAGGCCGTGCGCGGCGGCGCGATGGACTCCCCGTACGTGCAGCTCAAGGGCACGGCCATGCTCGAGGACGCGCTCGACGACGCGGCGTTCCCACTGGCGGGGGCCGCCAAGGACACCCGGCTCATCGTCGAGGCCGCCCGTGCCGCCGGTGTGGAGCTGGCGGTGGCCGAGGCGGTGCAGCGGCGCTTCGCCGCGGCGGTGGAGGCCGGTCAGGGCAGCGCCGACCTCGCCGCCACCTTCCGCGCGCCCCGCTGACGGGCCGCAGCCGCCCCTCCCGGTCCGGGGAGGGGCGGCTGCCGGCCGTGCGTCAGGCGGCGCCGACCGAGCGGTGCCCGGCGCCCGCTCCGCGCCCGTCGAGGGCGTCGAGGGCGGCGAGCTCGGCGCGGACGAGGTCGGCCAGGGGGCCGACGTGGGGCTCCTGCAGCACCCCGGTGTGGTCGCCGCCGGTGCGGTGCATCGACCAGGGGCCGCTGAGGTGGTCCGCCCAGCGGGAGCGGGCCTCGGCGTCGGGGTCGTCGGCGGCCACCAGCACCAGGGCGCGGCCGTCCCACGGCTGCGTCCGGTAGCGGCGCTGCAGCAGCTTGCCCTGCAGGTGGAACCTGTCGTAGTGCCCGAGCCCGTGGCTCTGGACCACGCCGGTGAGCAGGATCGAGGCCAGCACCTTGGCGCGCCGCAGCAGCGGCCCGTCCAGCGCCGGCGGCGCGAGGTCGGGGTCGGGCGGGAAGGAGTCGATGACCACCAGCGACTCGACCTGCTCCCCCGCCTCGCGCAGCTGCTGGGCGAGGTCGAGCGCCACCAGGGCGCCCAGGGAGTGGCCGGCCAGGCGGTAGGGGCCGTGCGGCTGCACCTGGCGCAGCTGCGCCAGGTGGTGGCGGGCCCGGCTGCGGACCGACCACTCCGGGCGTCCACCGCCCTCCAGGCCGCGCGCCTGCAGGGCGACCACCGGCTGGTCCTGGCCGAGGCGCTCGGCGAGGCGCCGGAACGCCAGCGCCACGCCACCGGCCCCGGCCACTACGAACAGCGGGCGGCGCGAGCCGGACCCGTTGAACGTCACCACCGCCGCGTCCCGGCCGGCGCGGCGGCGCCGGCGCAGCGCCTCGGCGAGCTCGGCGACCGTCGGGTTCTCGGCGATGAGGCCGGTGGTGAGCACGTCGGAGGGCACGTCCAGCGAGGACGCCATCGAGGCCAGGAGCGCCTCGGCGGCCAGGGAGTCACCGCCCAGCTCGAAGAAGTCGTCGTGGGCGCCCACGCCGTCGAGGTCGAGGGCGCGCGCCACGAAGGCGGCCACCACCCGCTCCCAGTCCGTGCGCGGCGCGACCCCCCCCACCACCACGGCAGGCGGCGTGGGCAGCGCGGACCTGTCGAGCTTGCCGCGCTCGGTGCGCGGCAGCGCCTCCAGGAGCACCACCTGCTCGGGGACCATGAACGCCGGCAGCGCGGACCGCACGGCGCGCCGCAGCTGCGGCACCTGCACCGCCGGCCCCTCGGGGACCACGTAGGCCACGAGGCGGGCGCGGCCGCCCTCGTCGTCGTCGGTGGGGACGACGCCCACCACCACGGCCTCGCGCACCTCCGGCAGCGCGTGCAGCACGGCGTCGACCTCACCCGGCTCGACGAGGTGGCCGCGGATCTTCACGCTGTGGTCGACCCGCCCCAGCAGCCGCACCACGCCGTCGGCGCCGATGCTGGCGGTGTCGCTGGTGAGGTAGCTGGTGGAGCCGTCGGGGCCGGCCGTGAAGACGGCGGCCGTGGCCTCGGGGGCCCTCCAGTAGCCGTCGGTCAACCAGCGCGAGGTCACCACGAGACGCCCCGTGCCGGTGGCGTGGCGCTGGCCGTCCTCGCCCACCACCTGCAGCGACACCCCGTCGACGGGGCGGCCCACGGGCACCGCGCCGGTGGGCCCGGCCTCGCCGGGGGCGATGACGTGCTCGGCGATGAGCCAGGTCTCGGAGGAGCCGTAGCGGTTGTGCACGGTGCACCCCGGCCCCAGCGCGGTGCGCAGGCGGTCCATCTCGGCGGCGTGGATGGTCTCGCCGGCGGTGGTCACCGCGGTGAGGCGCCCGAGCTGCTCGCCGGGGGCGAGGGCGGCCACCGCGCCGCGCAGGATGGCGGGGCTGGCGGCCAGCACGGTCGCGCCGGTCTCGAGCAGCCAGGCGGGCAGCTCCGAGACGGGGCGGGTGCGGGGGTCGAAGAGGACCTGGGCCGACCCGGTCGCCAGGCCCGCCAGCAGCAGGCCGATGCCGGCGCTGAACGCCATCGGCAGGAGGTTCGCGATGACCGCGCCGGGCCCGTAGCAGCCGCGGCCGTTGGTGGTGGCGTCGTGCAGGACCGACTCCGAGTGCGCCACCACGCCCTTCGGGCGCCCGGTGGACCCGGAGGTGTAGACGATGACGGCCGGTGCGCGGCTGTCGAGCTGGTCCTCGGGCACCGGCCAGGCGCAGCCGGCCGCGGCGCCCCCGGCGTCGTCGTCGGCCAGGGCGACCAGCGCGCGGTCGGTGCGGACCACCCGCGGGGCCAGCTCGGCGGCGTCCGCGGCGCGGGAGCCGTCGGTGACCACGGTGGTGGTGCCGGACTGCTCGACGTAGTGGCGCAGCCGCGCCACCGGGGTGGTGGGGTCCAGGACGACGACGGGCGCGCCCGTGCCGAGCACCGCCAGCACCGCGACGGCGGCGGGCGCCCCGTGGCCCAGCAGCACCGCGACCGGCTCGCCGGACGGCGCCGCGGCGGCGATCCTGGACGACAGCGCGGCGGCGCGGCGCTCCAGCTCGGCGTAGTCGAGGCGCACCGCCCCGTCGTCCACCGCCAGCGCGTCCGGCAGGGCGGCCGCCACGTGGCGGACCCGGCTGACGACGTGCTGGGACACCCCTTGCGCCGTCAGGGCGACGAACTCCCCGTCGCTCACCCCATCAGCCTCCGACCTGCTCATCTGCGTCCCCCTCGATCAGCGACCAACCCTACGGTCCCCAGCAGAAGCCGCCAGGTCTCGTCGACCGCTCGGAGTACGCCTGTGATCCAGACCCAGCCGTCCGCACCAGTCCGCATACCGCCGTTGCACCTGTCGGCGCTGACGCTCAAGACCACGGGGTTCGCCCAGCGCGTGCGTGCCGCGGCCTCGGCCGGGTACGCCGGCATCGGTCTGGGCGCCGCCGACTACCTCAGCGCGCGCCGCAGCGGCATCGCGGAGGACGACATCCGCGGCTACCTGACCCGTGCGGGTCTGGAGGTGGTGGAGCTGGAGTTCCTGCGCGACTGGTGGACCGAGGCCGACGTGCGGGGCACGCGCCTGGAGGAGGACATCCTCCTGCACCTGGCCGACCTCACCGGGGCCCAGCAGATCAACGTCGGCCTCTTCGACGTGGTCCCCGACGACGTGGTGCGCCGCGGCTTCGAGCGGCTCTGCACCCGCGCGGCCCGCCACGGGCTGCGGATCGGCGTGGAGTTCATGCCCTACGCCGAGCTCCGCACCCTGGCCGCGGCGCGAGCGCTGGTCGAGGACGTCGGCGCCCCGAACTCCGGGCTGATCCTCGACGCCTGGCACTGGCACCGCTCCGGCGGCTCGCTGGAGGAGGTCGCGGCCGTGGCCGAGGACGGCCTCGTGGTCTCGGTGCAGCTGTGCGACGCGCTGCCCGAGCCGCTGGCGGACCTGCGCGAGGAGGGCCGCCACCACCGCCAGCTCCCCGGGACCGGCGCGGTGGACCTGCAGGCCTGGCTCGAAGCGCTCGCCCCGGCGCTGGAGGGCTCCTCCGCCCGGCCCGCGGCCACCGTGGCCACCGAGGTGCTGTCCGACGCGGTGGTCGCCGACGGCGCGGGCGAGGCCTGCCGGCTGACCTTCGACGCCGGACGGCGCGTGCTCGAGGCCTTCGCCGACCGGCGGGACGCGCTGGACCGGTGACGGCGCCGCGCCGTCGTCACCGCTGCTCGCGCACCACCTTGTGCTGCGCGGCCTGCGCCAGCGGGCGCACCACGAGCAGGTCCACGTTGACGTGGCGGGGCCGCGTGAGCATCCACGCCACGCAGTCGGCGACGTCCTCGGCCACCAGCGGCTCCCGCACGCCCGCGTAGACGGCCTCGGCCCTCGCGCGGTCACCGCCGGTGCGGTTGAGGGCGAACTCGTCGGTCTTCACCATCCCCGGCGCCACCTCGAGCACGCGGACGGGGTCACCGGCCAGCTCCAGGCGCAGCGTCTCGGCCATGACGGACTCGGCGTGCTTGGCCGCCGTGTACCCGCCGCCGCCCTCGTAGGCGATGCGCGCGGCGGTGGAGCTCATCACCAGCACGTCGCCGCCGCGGCCCGCGCGCAGCGCCGGCAGCAGGGCCTGGGTGGTGCGCAGGGTGGCGAGCACGTTGACGTCGAACATGCGCTGCCAGTCCTCGACCTTCCCGTGCTCCACGGTCTCGGTGCCGAAGGCGCCCCCGGCGTTGTTGACCAGCGCCGTGAGGTCCCCGTCGAAGCGCTCCGCCACGGCGGCGCGCAGCGCGTCGACGTCGCTGGGGTCGGTGAGGTCGGCGGTGAGGGTCTCGCAGCCGGTCTCGCCGGCGAGGGCGGTCAGGCGGTCGGTGCGGCGGGCGACGGCGAGCACGCGGTAGCCCTCGGCGCGCAGGCGGCGCACGGTGGCCGCTCCGATGCCCGAGCTGGCTCCCGTCACGACGGCGGTGGGGCTCTGGGGGTCGCGGGTGCGGGCGGCGTCGGAGCTCATGCGCCGATCCCACCACGACCGAGCCGATCACCACCCGCCCGGTGCGGAGGGGGGCTGGTCCGCTGGTGCGCCGGGCGGGCCGACCCGGCTGGTCTGGGAGGATGGCGGCGTGTCCGTGACCGACCGCCCCACCTCCCCGACCGGCAGCCCGACCGGCGTCCCCGACCGCCCGGCCCTGGAGGGCCTGGAGCAGGCGTGGGACGCCGCGTGGACCGAGCGCGGCACCTACGCCTTCCCCCGCGCCGAGGCCCTGGCCGCGCCTGCCGGCGTCTTCGCCGTCGACACCCCGCCGCCGACCGTGTCCGGCTCGCTGCACGTGGGGCACGTCTTCAGCTACACGCACACCGACGTCGTCGCCAGGTTCCAGCGGATGCGCGGGCGCACGGTCTTCTACCCGATGGGGTGGGACGACAACGGCCTGCCCACCGAGCGCCGGGTCCAGAACTACTACGGCGTGCGCTGCGACCCGTCGCTGCCCTACGAGGGCGAGGGGTTCACCCCGCCGCACTCCGGTGACGCGGGCTCGGTCAAGGCCGCCGACCAGGTGCCGGTCTCGCGGCGCACCTTCGTGGCGCTGTGCGAGCAGCTGACCGCCGAGGACGAGAAGGAGTTCGAGGCGCTGTGGCGCCGCCTGGGCCTGTCGGTCGACTGGTCGCTGACGTACTCCACCATCGGCGGGCCGGCCCGCGCGGCGTCGCAGCGCATGTTCCTGCGCGACCTCACCCGCGGCGCCGCCTACCAGGCGCAGGCCCCGGGCCTGTGGGACGTGACGTTCCAGACCGCCGTCGCCCAGGCCGAGCTGGAGGCCCGCGACTACCCGGGCGCCTACCACGAGGTCGCCTTCACGAAGGCCGACGGCAGCGGCGAGGTGGTCATCGAGACCACCCGCCCGGAGCTGCTGCCCGCGTGCGTGGCGCTCATCGCCCACCCCGACGACGAGCGCTACCAGGCGCTGTTCGGCACCACCGTGGTCTCCCCCGTCTTCGGGGTCGAGCTGCCGGTGCTCGCGCACCCGGCCGCCGAGCCCGACAAGGGCGCGGGCATCGCGATGTGCTGCACCTTCGGCGACCTCACCGACGTCACGT of the Quadrisphaera sp. RL12-1S genome contains:
- the ileS gene encoding isoleucine--tRNA ligase → MTELGEQKKSYPLASALGDGTGVPASPSFPDLEAAVLAHWKADDTFEASVGAREAGEKGSNEYVFYDGPPFANGLPHYGHLLTGYVKDVVPRYQTMLGKRVERRFGWDCHGLPAEVEAERQLGITHKSQIEELGVAAFNDACRTSVLKYTDEWRDYVTRQARWVDFDHDYKTLDTDYMESVMWAFKTLWDKGLVYEGFRVLAYCWRCETPLSNTETRMDDVYRQRQDPAVTVGMTLTSGEWAGAKALVWTTTPWTLPSNLAMAVGPDVEYALVEPSEGAFAGQRLVMAAARVGAYARELGESPVVLATKVGRELLGTTYTPAFSYFTGRENAHQVLLADYVTTDDGTGVVHIAPAFGEDDKLVTDAAGIEAVVPVDGQGRFDARVSDYEGQHVFDANTVIIKDLKAATRGGDEAASSPVTDGTVLVRQETYDHPYPHCWRCGNALIYRAVSSWFVAVSQFRDRMVELNQQIDWVPGHVKDGSFGKWLEGARDWSISRNRFWGSPIPVWTSDDPTYPRVDVYGSLAELERDFGVQVTDLHRPFVDELTRPNPDDPRPEGERSTMRRVPEVLDCWFESGSMPFAQVHYPFENAEWFEDHYPGDFIVEYVGQTRGWFYTLHVLATALFDRPAFRTALVHGIVLGDDGRKMSKSLRNYPDVSEVFARDGADAMRWFLMSSPILRGGNLVTTEAGIRDGVRQVLLPLWSTWYFLALYAGALRPDGAQDDDGAGIVGRWRTDSPHELDRYVLASLRDLVGQVRGQLDALDVAGACESVRVFLDLLTNWYVRRSRERFWGNGPDAVDAVDTLHTVLEVLTRVVAPLLPLTAEEVWRGLTGGRSVHLADYPSVEDLPGDPDLVEAMDAVRAACSAALGLRKAGGLRVRQPLPRLTVAVPGGGSEGALAQLVSLVADEVNVKDVVLLDAEDSAAERFGVTQKLTVNARAAGPRIGKQVQQAIQASRSGAFEVRTAPDGTESVVAGGIELLPGEYELSTVVAQDTEGASERATATLPGGGFVVLETAVDDALAAEGWANDVVRLVQDARKTAGLHVSDRIALVLDVPDEREAWARAHAGRIAEEVLATSVEVRPGSDDVLVEVTKAAAAASAR
- a CDS encoding NAD(P)-dependent oxidoreductase is translated as MTETSAENSATSTARPAVALLGTGIMGTGMARNIAAAGLPLTVWNRTRERAEPLADVATVAGSPADAVRGADVVVVMLMDADAVLDVLAQAEPGLRDGVVVVQTSTIGPDGTRRVADWAGQRGVQLLDAPVLGTKGPAEQGKLVVLASGPAAAREAARPVLEAVGARAVEQDEVGSGSALKLACNNLVATLVESVAESLVLARALGVDPHLVLEAVRGGAMDSPYVQLKGTAMLEDALDDAAFPLAGAAKDTRLIVEAARAAGVELAVAEAVQRRFAAAVEAGQGSADLAATFRAPR
- a CDS encoding AMP-binding protein, translating into MSDGEFVALTAQGVSQHVVSRVRHVAAALPDALAVDDGAVRLDYAELERRAAALSSRIAAAAPSGEPVAVLLGHGAPAAVAVLAVLGTGAPVVVLDPTTPVARLRHYVEQSGTTTVVTDGSRAADAAELAPRVVRTDRALVALADDDAGGAAAGCAWPVPEDQLDSRAPAVIVYTSGSTGRPKGVVAHSESVLHDATTNGRGCYGPGAVIANLLPMAFSAGIGLLLAGLATGSAQVLFDPRTRPVSELPAWLLETGATVLAASPAILRGAVAALAPGEQLGRLTAVTTAGETIHAAEMDRLRTALGPGCTVHNRYGSSETWLIAEHVIAPGEAGPTGAVPVGRPVDGVSLQVVGEDGQRHATGTGRLVVTSRWLTDGYWRAPEATAAVFTAGPDGSTSYLTSDTASIGADGVVRLLGRVDHSVKIRGHLVEPGEVDAVLHALPEVREAVVVGVVPTDDDEGGRARLVAYVVPEGPAVQVPQLRRAVRSALPAFMVPEQVVLLEALPRTERGKLDRSALPTPPAVVVGGVAPRTDWERVVAAFVARALDLDGVGAHDDFFELGGDSLAAEALLASMASSLDVPSDVLTTGLIAENPTVAELAEALRRRRRAGRDAAVVTFNGSGSRRPLFVVAGAGGVALAFRRLAERLGQDQPVVALQARGLEGGGRPEWSVRSRARHHLAQLRQVQPHGPYRLAGHSLGALVALDLAQQLREAGEQVESLVVIDSFPPDPDLAPPALDGPLLRRAKVLASILLTGVVQSHGLGHYDRFHLQGKLLQRRYRTQPWDGRALVLVAADDPDAEARSRWADHLSGPWSMHRTGGDHTGVLQEPHVGPLADLVRAELAALDALDGRGAGAGHRSVGAA
- a CDS encoding sugar phosphate isomerase/epimerase family protein, which codes for MHLSALTLKTTGFAQRVRAAASAGYAGIGLGAADYLSARRSGIAEDDIRGYLTRAGLEVVELEFLRDWWTEADVRGTRLEEDILLHLADLTGAQQINVGLFDVVPDDVVRRGFERLCTRAARHGLRIGVEFMPYAELRTLAAARALVEDVGAPNSGLILDAWHWHRSGGSLEEVAAVAEDGLVVSVQLCDALPEPLADLREEGRHHRQLPGTGAVDLQAWLEALAPALEGSSARPAATVATEVLSDAVVADGAGEACRLTFDAGRRVLEAFADRRDALDR
- a CDS encoding SDR family oxidoreductase, whose translation is MSSDAARTRDPQSPTAVVTGASSGIGAATVRRLRAEGYRVLAVARRTDRLTALAGETGCETLTADLTDPSDVDALRAAVAERFDGDLTALVNNAGGAFGTETVEHGKVEDWQRMFDVNVLATLRTTQALLPALRAGRGGDVLVMSSTAARIAYEGGGGYTAAKHAESVMAETLRLELAGDPVRVLEVAPGMVKTDEFALNRTGGDRARAEAVYAGVREPLVAEDVADCVAWMLTRPRHVNVDLLVVRPLAQAAQHKVVREQR